TCCTCCAAAAAAGAGCTGCACGATTCAATTTCATTTGGAACCGGCTTGCGGTTTCGTGGCAAAGTGCATTTCACCAGATTCGTCATAAAAACTGATTTCCTTTCAATTCCGGCTTTGTGCAGCAAATTATTAAAAACCTGACCCGATGGACCAATAAACATCCTGTTCCCGGCATCCTCCTTCGCTCCGGGCGAGAGCGCAACAAAAAGAAGGACGGCGCCAATATTTCCTTCGCCGGTGAGCGCATGTTTTCGTGTAGCCGACAAGCCACACCTGGTGCAAACCCTGATCTGATAGTTAAGAACGTCGAGTGAATCTTGTTTTTCGGATGGACTGAATACTTTCATCTGAGATAAATTTTGCCTGCTAAAATTCTATACCCTTTCTGGCCTCTACGCCGTCATTATAATAATGCTTTATTTCTTTCATTTCTGTAACCAAATCGGCAATTTCATAAAGAGACTGCGGGGCATAGCGCCCGGTCAAAACAATCTCCATTTCTTTTGGCCTGGATTTGAGCAAATTTACAATTTCTTCTTCTTCAAAAAGATGGTAATACAAAGCAATGCAAATTTCATCCAGGATAAGGATATCAAAACTGTTTTCGGCTATTACTTTAGTAACCTCAGCAAGTCCGGTTCGGGCTGCGTCGATATCTTTTTGGGTAGGCTCATTTTTTATAAAACAATCCAAACCATATTGCCGGATTTCAATTTCAGGAAATCTTTTTAAAGCGTCCAATTCGGAATAGTGCATTCCTTTTACAAATTGAGCGATAAAAACTTTTTTGCCAGCTCCGGCAGCTCTTATCGCCAGACCTATTGCTGCTGTTGTTTTCCCTTTCCCGTTGCCTGTGTAGAGATGTATGTATCCCTTATTTTTTTTCATTTTTAAAAATTTTATCCATTAAAACCAGCTGCCGGTTGATGTTGCGGGCGATGAGTGGTCCTTCATACACAAATCCTGTGTAAACCTGCACCAGGTCGGCGCCGGCTTGTAATTTTTCGATGGCATCGTCGGGTGTAAAAATGCCGCCGGCACCAATGATCGGAAACGATTTTCCTGATTTTTGTGCCAGGTAGCGGATTACTTCGGTAGCACGATCTCGCAGCGGCAGGCCGCTCAAACCACCATTGCCGATCTGTTCTACCCGCTTATCAGGCGTTTTGAGATTGTGCCGGGTAACGGTGGTATTCACAGCCACTACGCCGTCGATCTGGGTTTGGGCTACAATATCTATCACTTCTTCGAGCTGACCATCGTTCAGATCGGGAGATACTTTGAGTAGGATAGGTTTGGTTTTGCTGTGGCTGTGGTTGATTTGCTGCAGGCGGTTGAGGATTAGCATGAGCTTATCCTGATCCTGCAGTTCGCTGAGATTGCTGATGTTGGGGCAACTCACATTAACAACAAAGTAATCGACGTAATCGAAAAGTTTGCGGAAGCAGATTTCATAATCGTCCACAGCTTTGTGGTTGGGTGTAACGGTATTTTTTCCAATGTTCCCACCAATGACGATATCGGTCTTTCGCTTTTTAAGATTCTCGACAGCCTGATCTGCGCCGATATTATTGAAGCCCATCCGGTTGATCAGCGCCTGATCGGCAGGCAACCGAAAAAGGCGTGGCTTGGGATTACCAGATTGCGGCAGCGGGGTGATGGTTCCTATTTCGACAAAACCAAAACCAAGATGCGCCAGTTGATTGTAAAGCGTGGCTTGTTTGTCAAAACCTGCTGCTACGCCCACCGGGTTACGAAACTTTAATCCGAACACCTCCCGTTCCAGCGAAGGGTGCGTTACCGAAGTAATGCTACTCATAAGCTGCTTTGCTCCTGGAACCACATGGGTAAGCTGCAAACCCGACGCTACCAGATGATGGATGCGCTCGGGGTTGATGCGGAAAAGCAAGGGGCGAACAAGGTGCCGATACATCGGGATTATTGTTTGTCCCCAGCTTCTGTATCGGTGTCGGTGGGAGTTTCTGTGGAAGTTTCGGTGGGAGCTTCTTCTGAAGCCTCCTCCTCTGGTTGGCTGGTTTCTTCGTCGGTGAATTCCATCATGTTGCCGGCTACAAGCAAATTGTACCAGGTTACCAACTTTTTGATGTCGGAAGTGTACACCCGCTCTTCATCGTAGTCGGGCAACACTTCGAGCATAAAAGCCCGTAATTCAGCGCCGTTAGATTTCGCATCGAGCACTTCTTTACCTTCATACTTGTCGAAAACCTTGCGAAACACGTCGGCAAGCGGCACATCTTCACCATGGGTGAAAACACTGATTTCGGCCAATGAGCTGATGCGCTCGTGGGCAAATGCCGGGAAACGTTTTCCGTCGGTGATGCTTTCGACGATGACACCTGATTTAGACTGTCCGATATTTTTATACAAACCGGACTTGCCCGATATTGATAAGATGTTTTTTAAATCCATATGATGTTTTAAATTTTGGCAAAAATAAAAATTAAATCCTTCTTTCTGTGCAAACAAACACTAAACTCCGGAATCTACAATATCTCTATTAGTTTAAACAGTAACAAACAAAGCGGTCAGACTGTTTTTTCAACTTGAAAAAGGACTGATGCCGTGGTAGTTGTGTGGCGTAATTTTTTTCATCTCCGCTTTTACCGCATCTGATATTTCCAGTGTGTCGATAAAAAGAAGCATGGTTTCGCGGGTAATTTTGCTGCCGGTGCGGGTAAGCGTTTTCAAAGCGTTGTAAGGATCGGGGTAGCCTTCGCGGCGCAGGATGGTTTGAATAGCTTCGGCTACCACCGCCCAGTTGTTGTCGAGGTCGGCTACGATTTTTTTCTCATTCAGCACCAGCTTATCCAAACCTTTGCTCAACGACTGCACGGCTATGATAGTGTGTGCAATGGGCACACCGATGTTGCGACTCACGGTGGAATCAGTGAGGTCGCGCTGCAGGCGAGACACCGGTAGCTTTGCCGAAAGATGCTCAAAAATGGCATTGGCGAATCCCAGATTGCCCTCAGCATTTTCGAAGTCGATAGGATTTACTTTGTGCGGCATCGCCGATGAACCCACTTCGCCTTCCTTTATTTTCTGACGGAAATACTCCATCGAGATGTAGCTCCACATGTCGCGCGACAAGTCGAGCAGGATGGTGTTGATGCGTTTCAGGGCATCAAAGAAGGCAGCCATGTTGTCGTAATGTTCAATCTGGGTCGTCACATTTTGCCGTTCGAGCCCCAGCTTGTCGACCAGGAATTTATTAGCAAACTCCACCCAATCAACATCAGGGAAGGACACCACTTGTGCGTTGAAGTTTCCGGTGGCACCGCCAAACTTCCCGGAGAAAGGAATATTATTTATCAAAGTAAACTGCTGCTCCAGCCTTTCGCTGAAAACATACAACTCCTTGCCCAGCGTGGTTGGCGAGGCAGGCTGACCGTGTGTATGGGCCAGCATCGTTATATCTTTCCACTTATGGGATAAGGTGTAAATCTGCTGCTGCAAATTTTCGAGCTGCGCCCAAAGCTGGTCTTGCCAGGCCTCTTTGAGCGCCATCGGCACTGCTGTATTATTAATGTCCTGCGAGGTAAGTCCAAAATGGATAAACTCTTTAAACGGAGAAAGGGACAGCTCATCAAACTTCTCGCGCAGGTAATATTCGATGGCTTTTACGTCATGATTGGTCACCGCTTCTATCTCCTTGATACGTTGCGCAGCCTCATAATCGAAGCTCCTGTAGATTTCGCGCAGCTTTTCAAAATTATCAAAATCGAAATCTGAGAGCTGCGGCAAGGGCCAGGTGCACAGGCTGATAAAATATTCCACCTCCACCAACAGCCGGTAACGCATGAGCGCCGCTTCGGAAAAATAGGGCCGCAAATTATCGGTTTTATTTTGATAGCGTCCATCGATGGGAGATATTTCCCAAAGACCTTTCAAATGTGTCATAAAATTGTACAAATTGATTATTCGGGCAAATTTCGCATTTCAATCGGATAACGGCCTTGCATTTTTACATTATTTTTGCCTGCATTACAAATATTACTAAAATAAAAATAATGAAACGAAACTTTCTAATCGTCCTGCTCATTGTTGTTGCAGGATTTTCCGGCATCAGCCGGTTGCATGCCCAGAGTGCTGCTGACACCGTTGGCGGCTACATTTTTACGGATATTAAAATTGCGCCACACATGCCTGTAAAAAACCAAAACCAGTCGGGCACCTGCTGGTCGTACGCAGGCATCTCGTTTATCGAAGCAGAAGTGCTGCGGCAGGGCGGCCCTGAATTGGATCTGGCCGAGATGTGGCCTGTACGCTACGCTTACGAGCAGCGCGCCGACGGCTATGTGCGTCAGCATGGCAACTTCAACTTTGGTCCCGGCGGAGAGCCGCACCATGTGATGGCAACGCTTGCCGACCGTGGCATGCTGCCCGAAGAAGCCTACAATGGCCTTACCTACGGTGAAGACAAACATGTGCATGGTGAGATGGATCATGTTTTGCAAACTTTCGTAAAAGCCATCACCGACAACGAAAACCGAAAACTTACGCCCGTGTGGATGACCGCCTACAACGGAATCCTCGATGCTTACCTTGGCTCCAAACCGGAGCAATTTACCTGGAATGGCAAAAGCTACACGCCCGAATCATTTGCTAAGCAAGTTATCAAACTTAACCCGGCAGATTATGTGGAGGTTACCTCTTATTCGCACCAGCCTTATTACAGAAATTTCATCCTTAAAATTCCTGACAATTGGGATTATGAGATGTATTATAATGTAAAAATGGAAGACCTCACCAACATCATCGATCTGGCCATCAACAACG
This portion of the Bacteroidales bacterium genome encodes:
- a CDS encoding DUF5606 domain-containing protein yields the protein MDLKNILSISGKSGLYKNIGQSKSGVIVESITDGKRFPAFAHERISSLAEISVFTHGEDVPLADVFRKVFDKYEGKEVLDAKSNGAELRAFMLEVLPDYDEERVYTSDIKKLVTWYNLLVAGNMMEFTDEETSQPEEEASEEAPTETSTETPTDTDTEAGDKQ
- a CDS encoding uracil-DNA glycosylase; translation: MKVFSPSEKQDSLDVLNYQIRVCTRCGLSATRKHALTGEGNIGAVLLFVALSPGAKEDAGNRMFIGPSGQVFNNLLHKAGIERKSVFMTNLVKCTLPRNRKPVPNEIESCSSFLEDEIAIIQPQIIVPLGSYATYAILAKYQTDPSAPEMVFKNINGRLLDLGGTKIFPLTHPSALLYNPSFEAGTIESYKNLKSLL
- a CDS encoding quinone-dependent dihydroorotate dehydrogenase translates to MYRHLVRPLLFRINPERIHHLVASGLQLTHVVPGAKQLMSSITSVTHPSLEREVFGLKFRNPVGVAAGFDKQATLYNQLAHLGFGFVEIGTITPLPQSGNPKPRLFRLPADQALINRMGFNNIGADQAVENLKKRKTDIVIGGNIGKNTVTPNHKAVDDYEICFRKLFDYVDYFVVNVSCPNISNLSELQDQDKLMLILNRLQQINHSHSKTKPILLKVSPDLNDGQLEEVIDIVAQTQIDGVVAVNTTVTRHNLKTPDKRVEQIGNGGLSGLPLRDRATEVIRYLAQKSGKSFPIIGAGGIFTPDDAIEKLQAGADLVQVYTGFVYEGPLIARNINRQLVLMDKIFKNEKK
- the cobO gene encoding cob(I)yrinic acid a,c-diamide adenosyltransferase, producing the protein MKKNKGYIHLYTGNGKGKTTAAIGLAIRAAGAGKKVFIAQFVKGMHYSELDALKRFPEIEIRQYGLDCFIKNEPTQKDIDAARTGLAEVTKVIAENSFDILILDEICIALYYHLFEEEEIVNLLKSRPKEMEIVLTGRYAPQSLYEIADLVTEMKEIKHYYNDGVEARKGIEF
- a CDS encoding C1 family peptidase, which gives rise to MKRNFLIVLLIVVAGFSGISRLHAQSAADTVGGYIFTDIKIAPHMPVKNQNQSGTCWSYAGISFIEAEVLRQGGPELDLAEMWPVRYAYEQRADGYVRQHGNFNFGPGGEPHHVMATLADRGMLPEEAYNGLTYGEDKHVHGEMDHVLQTFVKAITDNENRKLTPVWMTAYNGILDAYLGSKPEQFTWNGKSYTPESFAKQVIKLNPADYVEVTSYSHQPYYRNFILKIPDNWDYEMYYNVKMEDLTNIIDLAINNGYSVAWAADVSNPGFSHKKGLALVPEKDWSDIPRASRDSVFDVAGKQRVVTAEMRQQAYDSYSTTDDHSMHIIGMAKDQNGNTWYKVKNSWDADSNDYGGYLYVSQPYMQLNTLAIYVHRDLVPQGLN
- the purB gene encoding adenylosuccinate lyase — encoded protein: MTHLKGLWEISPIDGRYQNKTDNLRPYFSEAALMRYRLLVEVEYFISLCTWPLPQLSDFDFDNFEKLREIYRSFDYEAAQRIKEIEAVTNHDVKAIEYYLREKFDELSLSPFKEFIHFGLTSQDINNTAVPMALKEAWQDQLWAQLENLQQQIYTLSHKWKDITMLAHTHGQPASPTTLGKELYVFSERLEQQFTLINNIPFSGKFGGATGNFNAQVVSFPDVDWVEFANKFLVDKLGLERQNVTTQIEHYDNMAAFFDALKRINTILLDLSRDMWSYISMEYFRQKIKEGEVGSSAMPHKVNPIDFENAEGNLGFANAIFEHLSAKLPVSRLQRDLTDSTVSRNIGVPIAHTIIAVQSLSKGLDKLVLNEKKIVADLDNNWAVVAEAIQTILRREGYPDPYNALKTLTRTGSKITRETMLLFIDTLEISDAVKAEMKKITPHNYHGISPFSS